Proteins from a genomic interval of Ferrovibrio terrae:
- the cimA gene encoding citramalate synthase encodes MPKDRVYLFDTTLRDGAQTQGVDFSVEDKRVIARALDRLGVAYIEGGWPGANPTDSEFFTAKPALKRAKFVAFGMTKRPGRSAENDPGLAQILNASADAACLVGKSSEYQVGIALGISLNENLELISDSIAAAHKKFGEAMFDAEHFFDGYKANPKFTFDCLKAALDAGARWAVLCDTNGGTMPWEVERIVGEVVQKLGDGSRLGVHTHNDTENAVANTLAAVKAGVRQVQGTLNGLGERCGNANLIALIPSLMLKPWFAENIDVGLSEQDLTHLTATSRTLDELLNRAPNRHAAYVGAAAFAHKGGLHVSAVMKDPRTYEHVPPETVGNKRHILMSDQAGRSNLLVRLTEAGITYDTADSRLNALLDDVKQRESEGYSYDGAEASFEVLARRALGQMPEYFRIRSFRVQVERRFNAKAELVTISEATVKLDVDGQTLFSVAEGNGPVNALDHAIRKDLGRYQSYIDDLRLVDFKVRILNGGTEATTRVMIESADGQGNRWFTVGVSPNIIDAAFMALMDSIQWKLLRDGAQPSK; translated from the coding sequence ATGCCTAAGGATCGCGTGTATCTCTTCGACACGACATTGCGGGACGGCGCCCAGACCCAGGGCGTCGACTTCTCGGTCGAGGACAAGCGCGTGATTGCCAGGGCGCTGGACAGGCTCGGCGTTGCCTATATCGAGGGCGGCTGGCCCGGCGCCAATCCGACCGACAGCGAGTTCTTCACCGCCAAGCCGGCACTCAAGCGCGCCAAATTCGTCGCCTTCGGCATGACCAAGCGGCCGGGCCGCTCGGCCGAGAACGATCCGGGCCTTGCCCAGATCCTGAATGCCAGCGCCGATGCCGCCTGTCTGGTCGGCAAGAGTTCGGAATACCAGGTCGGCATCGCGCTCGGCATTTCGCTGAACGAGAATCTCGAACTGATCTCGGACAGCATCGCGGCGGCGCACAAGAAGTTCGGCGAAGCGATGTTCGATGCCGAGCATTTCTTCGACGGCTACAAGGCCAATCCGAAATTCACCTTCGACTGCCTGAAAGCAGCACTGGATGCCGGCGCGCGCTGGGCCGTGCTGTGCGACACCAATGGCGGCACCATGCCCTGGGAAGTCGAGCGCATCGTCGGCGAGGTCGTGCAGAAACTCGGCGACGGGTCGCGCCTGGGCGTGCATACCCATAATGACACCGAGAATGCGGTCGCCAACACGCTGGCCGCGGTGAAGGCCGGCGTGCGGCAGGTGCAGGGCACGCTGAACGGCCTGGGCGAGCGCTGCGGCAATGCCAATCTCATCGCGCTGATCCCTTCGCTGATGCTGAAGCCGTGGTTCGCAGAGAATATCGACGTTGGCCTTTCCGAGCAGGACCTGACGCATCTGACCGCCACTTCGCGCACGCTGGACGAATTGCTCAATCGCGCGCCGAACCGCCATGCGGCTTATGTGGGCGCGGCCGCCTTTGCGCATAAGGGTGGCCTGCATGTCTCGGCGGTGATGAAAGACCCGCGCACCTACGAGCATGTGCCGCCGGAAACCGTCGGCAACAAGCGCCATATCCTGATGTCGGACCAGGCCGGGCGTTCGAATCTGCTGGTGCGCCTCACCGAGGCCGGCATCACCTATGATACGGCTGACAGCCGGCTCAATGCGCTGCTGGACGACGTGAAGCAGCGTGAATCCGAGGGTTACAGCTACGACGGCGCCGAGGCGAGCTTCGAGGTGCTGGCACGCCGCGCGCTTGGCCAGATGCCGGAGTATTTCAGGATCCGCAGCTTCCGCGTCCAGGTCGAGCGCCGCTTCAATGCAAAGGCCGAGCTGGTGACGATCTCGGAGGCCACCGTGAAGCTGGATGTCGATGGCCAGACGCTGTTCTCGGTCGCCGAGGGCAACGGCCCGGTCAACGCGCTGGATCACGCGATCCGCAAGGATCTCGGCCGCTACCAGAGCTATATCGACGACCTGCGCCTGGTCGATTTCAAGGTCCGCATCCTCAATGGCGGCACCGAGGCGACCACGCGCGTGATGATCGAGAGCGCTGATGGCCAGGGCAATCGCTGGTTCACCGTCGGCGTGTCGCCCAACATCATCGACGCCGCCTTCATGGCGCTGATGGATTCGATCCAGTGGAAGCTGCTGCGCGACGGGGCGCAGCCGAGCAAATAG
- a CDS encoding RNA methyltransferase, with protein MTGTNRPKLGKYAPPGPLRRGPVIVLVQPQLGENIGAAARAMLNCGITELRLVNPRDGWPNPAAYVLASKADPVLDAVSVFSSTADAVADLHRVYATTARLRDMMKEVVTPREAAARMRQEQTEGHRVGILFGPERTGLDNEDVALAHIGITVPLNPGFSSLNLAQAVLLLGYEWFTATDDTAPSRLDTVRGGFASQEELQGLFDHLVEELNQSAFFHNVEPKRGAILRNLRSALQRVPLASQEVHTFRGMLKAIAQGRPLRASLRRKKPD; from the coding sequence ATGACCGGCACGAACAGACCGAAGCTCGGCAAGTATGCGCCGCCGGGTCCGCTGCGGCGCGGGCCGGTGATCGTGCTGGTGCAGCCGCAGCTTGGCGAGAATATCGGCGCCGCCGCGCGCGCCATGCTGAATTGCGGCATCACGGAACTGCGCCTGGTCAATCCGCGCGACGGCTGGCCCAACCCGGCGGCGTATGTGCTGGCCAGCAAGGCCGATCCGGTGCTGGATGCGGTCAGCGTGTTCAGCAGCACGGCGGACGCCGTCGCCGACCTGCATCGCGTCTATGCCACCACGGCGCGGCTGCGCGACATGATGAAAGAGGTCGTGACGCCGCGCGAAGCCGCCGCCCGCATGCGGCAGGAGCAGACCGAAGGCCATCGCGTCGGGATTCTGTTCGGGCCGGAACGCACCGGGCTCGACAACGAGGATGTCGCGCTGGCGCATATCGGGATTACGGTCCCGCTCAATCCCGGCTTCTCGTCGCTCAATCTGGCGCAGGCGGTGTTGCTGCTCGGCTATGAATGGTTCACCGCGACGGACGACACCGCGCCGAGCCGGCTCGACACGGTGCGCGGCGGTTTCGCCAGCCAGGAGGAGCTGCAGGGGCTCTTCGATCACCTGGTCGAGGAACTCAACCAGTCGGCCTTTTTCCACAATGTCGAGCCCAAGCGCGGCGCGATCCTGCGCAACCTGCGCTCGGCCCTGCAGCGCGTGCCGCTGGCCAGCCAGGAAGTGCACACGTTTCGCGGCATGCTGAAGGCGATCGCTCAAGGGCGGCCGTTGCGCGCGTCCTTGCGCAGGAAGAAGCCGGACTGA
- a CDS encoding cupin domain-containing protein: MCQATESAVPTTQADDERVRVTRWDFAPGAATGFHVHEYPYVVTYLTDAKLKIVDPQGAESFVEMQAGGSYSRPKGIAHDVINAGAAPMAFVEVEIKIGA; encoded by the coding sequence ATGTGCCAGGCCACGGAATCCGCAGTCCCCACCACGCAGGCCGATGACGAGCGCGTGCGCGTCACGCGCTGGGATTTCGCACCCGGCGCCGCCACCGGCTTCCATGTCCACGAATATCCGTATGTCGTGACCTATCTGACCGATGCGAAGCTGAAGATCGTCGACCCGCAGGGCGCGGAGAGTTTCGTCGAGATGCAGGCCGGCGGCAGCTATTCGCGGCCCAAGGGCATCGCGCATGACGTGATCAACGCCGGCGCCGCGCCGATGGCCTTCGTCGAGGTCGAGATCAAGATCGGGGCCTAG
- a CDS encoding thioesterase family protein: MNSSQDRLDYAQQSFEAPLELTGMVVEPAHIDANGHMNVGFYNVIFDQALDRFFTPFDLDWNYVQRTNLSTFVLETHVCYLQEVLEGDQLRFTFQLLGADAKRIHYFMNMYHAENGYLAATSEQILVHVDLATRRSSPFLPEHQQLFERMIAGHAKLPRPPQAGKSIGMGKK; the protein is encoded by the coding sequence ATGAATTCTTCTCAAGACCGGCTCGATTACGCTCAACAGAGCTTCGAGGCGCCGCTCGAACTGACCGGCATGGTGGTGGAGCCCGCGCATATCGATGCCAACGGCCATATGAACGTCGGCTTCTACAACGTGATTTTCGACCAGGCACTCGACCGGTTCTTCACGCCCTTCGATCTCGACTGGAATTATGTGCAGCGCACCAACCTGAGCACCTTCGTGCTGGAAACGCATGTCTGCTATCTGCAGGAGGTGCTGGAAGGCGACCAGCTTCGCTTCACCTTCCAGCTGCTCGGGGCCGACGCCAAGCGGATTCACTACTTCATGAACATGTATCACGCCGAAAATGGCTATCTGGCGGCCACGTCAGAGCAGATCCTGGTGCATGTCGATCTGGCGACACGGCGCTCCTCGCCCTTCCTGCCCGAGCATCAGCAGCTGTTCGAACGCATGATCGCCGGCCATGCCAAGCTGCCCAGGCCGCCGCAGGCCGGCAAGAGCATCGGCATGGGGAAGAAGTGA
- a CDS encoding methyltransferase domain-containing protein: MSWDPTQYLKFAGERLRPAIDLLDRVPLVAEADADIAVVDLGCGAGNLTPLMQLRWPQARHIGVDASATMLARAKQDYPTADFIEADIATWKPQKDLGGPVDLIYSNAALQWLDGHDTLIPGLLDGLKPGGWLAIQMPRNHGALSHTSIVDTIELGPWRAKLEPHLRRRPVAEPQAYWRMLHERTAALDIWESEYLQVLSGANPVAEFTKGTALKPFLDLLDEPERSAFEADYRNRIANAYQREADGRTLFPFRRLFILAQKPL, translated from the coding sequence ATGTCCTGGGACCCGACGCAATACCTGAAATTCGCAGGCGAACGCCTCCGCCCCGCCATCGACCTGCTCGATCGCGTGCCGCTGGTAGCCGAGGCGGATGCGGACATCGCCGTGGTCGATCTGGGCTGCGGTGCCGGCAATCTCACGCCGCTGATGCAGCTGCGCTGGCCGCAGGCCCGGCATATCGGCGTCGATGCTTCCGCCACCATGCTGGCCAGGGCGAAGCAGGATTACCCGACGGCGGATTTCATCGAGGCCGATATCGCCACGTGGAAACCCCAGAAAGATTTAGGTGGGCCAGTCGATCTGATCTACTCGAATGCGGCGCTGCAATGGCTCGATGGTCATGACACGCTGATTCCCGGCCTGCTGGACGGGCTGAAGCCCGGCGGCTGGCTGGCGATCCAGATGCCGCGCAATCACGGCGCGCTGTCGCATACCAGCATCGTCGACACGATCGAGCTGGGGCCGTGGCGCGCGAAGCTGGAGCCGCATCTGCGCCGCCGCCCGGTCGCCGAGCCGCAGGCCTACTGGCGCATGCTGCACGAGCGCACGGCGGCGCTGGACATCTGGGAGAGCGAATACCTGCAGGTGCTGTCGGGCGCCAATCCGGTGGCCGAATTCACCAAGGGCACGGCTCTGAAACCCTTCCTCGACCTGCTCGACGAGCCCGAGCGCAGCGCGTTTGAGGCCGACTACCGCAACCGCATCGCCAACGCCTATCAGCGCGAAGCCGACGGCCGCACGCTGTTTCCCTTCCGCCGCCTGTTCATCCTGGCGCAGAAGCCGCTGTAG
- a CDS encoding IlvD/Edd family dehydratase, which yields MMTSKSTDKPAAPNTAKGMKRNLANYGDAGFSVFLRKAFIKALGYTDEALERPIIGIVDTDSGYNACHRNVPDLIEAASRGVMLAGGIPVPFPVISIQESFANPTSMYLRNLMAMDSEEMIRAQPMDAVILMGGCDKTVPALLMGAASANVPAIMLVTGPMLAGSWRGEKLGACTDCRRFWARYRAGEVNDQEINEVNSELAPTIGTCGVMGTASTMALTVEALGMMLPGGAAVPAVHAERRRLAEQTGTRAVAMAAEGLTPDKILTPAAYRNALRVLLAVGGSTNALIHLTAMAGRSGIQVDLEGYDKMGRETPVLVDLKPTGQHYMEDLHKAGGLTPILRELGGLIERDCLTVTSKTLGQNIDAMPPGWKQDVIKTMAAPVYKNGAMAVLRGNLAPDGAIIKQAAATQELLQHEGRAVVFDSLPDMAARLDSADLDVKADDILVLRNAGPKGAPGMPEAGYIPIPKKLAQQGVKDMVRISDARMSGTAYGTIVLHIAPEAAAGGPLALVKTGDRIKLDTEGRRIDLLVDEAELAKRRAALPPLPSGEGRRGYDKLYFDTVTQAEQGCDFDFMLPEITKTVP from the coding sequence ATGATGACCAGCAAGTCCACCGACAAGCCAGCCGCGCCCAATACTGCCAAGGGCATGAAGCGCAACCTCGCCAATTACGGCGACGCGGGCTTCTCCGTCTTCCTGCGCAAGGCCTTCATCAAGGCGCTGGGCTACACGGATGAGGCGCTGGAGCGCCCGATCATCGGCATCGTCGATACCGACAGCGGCTACAATGCCTGTCACCGCAATGTGCCCGACCTGATCGAGGCGGCGTCGCGCGGCGTGATGCTGGCCGGCGGCATCCCGGTGCCGTTTCCGGTGATCTCGATCCAGGAAAGCTTCGCCAATCCCACCAGCATGTATCTGCGCAACCTGATGGCGATGGACTCGGAAGAGATGATCCGCGCCCAGCCGATGGATGCGGTGATCCTGATGGGCGGCTGCGACAAGACCGTGCCGGCCCTGCTGATGGGCGCGGCCAGCGCCAACGTGCCGGCCATCATGCTCGTGACCGGTCCGATGCTGGCCGGCTCCTGGCGCGGCGAAAAGCTCGGCGCCTGCACGGACTGCCGCCGCTTCTGGGCGCGCTACCGCGCCGGCGAAGTGAACGACCAGGAAATCAACGAGGTGAACAGCGAACTCGCGCCCACCATCGGCACCTGCGGCGTGATGGGCACGGCGTCCACCATGGCGCTCACGGTCGAAGCGCTCGGCATGATGCTGCCGGGCGGCGCGGCGGTGCCGGCAGTCCACGCCGAACGCCGGCGGCTGGCCGAGCAGACCGGCACCCGCGCCGTGGCGATGGCGGCCGAAGGCCTGACGCCCGATAAAATCCTGACGCCCGCCGCCTATCGCAACGCCTTGCGCGTGCTGCTTGCGGTCGGCGGCAGCACCAATGCGCTGATTCATCTCACCGCCATGGCGGGCCGCAGCGGCATCCAGGTCGATCTCGAAGGCTACGACAAGATGGGCCGCGAGACGCCGGTGCTGGTCGACCTCAAGCCGACCGGCCAGCATTACATGGAAGACCTGCACAAGGCCGGCGGGCTTACTCCTATCCTGCGCGAGTTGGGCGGCCTGATCGAGCGCGACTGCCTCACGGTCACCAGCAAGACGCTGGGCCAGAATATCGACGCCATGCCGCCGGGCTGGAAGCAGGATGTGATCAAGACGATGGCAGCACCCGTTTACAAAAACGGCGCGATGGCGGTGCTGCGCGGCAACCTCGCGCCCGATGGCGCCATCATCAAGCAGGCGGCAGCGACGCAAGAGTTACTGCAGCATGAAGGCCGCGCCGTGGTGTTCGACAGTCTGCCGGATATGGCGGCGCGCCTTGACTCTGCCGATCTCGATGTGAAGGCCGACGATATTCTGGTGCTGCGCAATGCGGGCCCCAAGGGCGCGCCGGGCATGCCGGAGGCGGGCTATATCCCGATCCCGAAAAAGCTGGCGCAACAGGGCGTGAAGGACATGGTGCGTATTTCCGATGCGCGCATGAGCGGCACGGCCTATGGCACCATCGTGCTGCATATCGCACCCGAAGCCGCAGCGGGAGGCCCGCTGGCGCTGGTGAAGACCGGCGACCGCATCAAACTCGACACCGAAGGCCGCCGCATTGATCTGCTGGTGGACGAGGCGGAACTGGCGAAACGCCGCGCCGCCTTGCCTCCGCTGCCCTCAGGCGAGGGGCGTCGCGGCTATGACAAGCTGTATTTCGACACGGTGACGCAGGCCGAACAGGGCTGCGACTTCGATTTCATGTTGCCGGAGATCACGAAGACAGTGCCGTAA
- a CDS encoding AbrB family transcriptional regulator, whose amino-acid sequence MLRNLSSSIPALLIGAVGGAVFLYLRMPLAWMLGAMFFTGVTVLAGLDRKVTLRVEPRLRTVMIVIIGVMLGSAFKPEMIDRAREWLGLIILMLAYIPIVTTICYWMFRRMARLDPVTAYFSAAPGGLQEMTLVGEAFGGDGRSIILTHALRIFITVMTVPVYFRFIEGLNVPPMAQGPHFWQLPWHEGALLILCGGAGWYAAKFLRIPAAQLVGPMIVSALVHLFGWSHAAPPPELVAIAQVVMGAALGCRFVGTPLKEVGRIATWAALATLVMLGVALGMTLGFADWAGIKTEAMMLVLAPGGMAEMSLVALGLGVEVAIVASMHIFRIAVVVIAVPPVFRLLGLKQKS is encoded by the coding sequence ATGCTGCGCAACCTCAGTTCCAGCATTCCCGCCCTGCTGATCGGCGCGGTCGGCGGCGCGGTGTTTCTATACTTGCGCATGCCGCTGGCCTGGATGCTGGGCGCGATGTTCTTCACCGGCGTGACGGTGCTGGCCGGGCTGGACCGCAAGGTCACCCTGCGCGTCGAGCCGCGGCTGCGCACCGTGATGATCGTGATCATCGGCGTGATGCTGGGCTCGGCCTTCAAGCCCGAGATGATCGACCGCGCGCGCGAATGGCTCGGGCTGATCATCCTGATGCTGGCCTATATCCCGATCGTCACGACCATCTGCTACTGGATGTTCCGCCGCATGGCGCGGCTCGACCCGGTGACAGCGTATTTCTCGGCGGCGCCTGGCGGGTTGCAGGAAATGACGCTGGTGGGCGAGGCTTTCGGCGGCGACGGCCGCAGCATCATCCTGACACATGCCCTGCGCATCTTCATCACCGTGATGACGGTGCCGGTCTATTTCCGCTTCATCGAGGGGCTGAATGTGCCGCCGATGGCGCAGGGCCCGCATTTCTGGCAGCTGCCATGGCATGAAGGCGCGCTGCTGATCCTGTGTGGCGGTGCCGGCTGGTATGCGGCGAAATTCCTGCGCATTCCGGCGGCGCAGCTGGTCGGTCCGATGATCGTCTCGGCGCTGGTGCATCTGTTCGGCTGGTCGCATGCCGCGCCGCCGCCCGAACTCGTCGCCATCGCGCAGGTGGTGATGGGCGCGGCGCTGGGCTGCCGCTTCGTCGGCACGCCGCTGAAAGAGGTCGGCCGCATCGCCACCTGGGCGGCGCTCGCCACCCTGGTGATGCTGGGCGTGGCGCTCGGCATGACGCTGGGCTTTGCCGACTGGGCCGGCATCAAGACCGAGGCGATGATGCTGGTGCTGGCGCCCGGCGGCATGGCCGAGATGAGCCTGGTGGCGCTCGGCCTCGGCGTCGAGGTCGCCATCGTGGCGTCCATGCATATCTTCCGCATCGCCGTGGTGGTGATCGCCGTGCCGCCGGTGTTCCGGTTGCTGGGACTGAAGCAGAAAAGCTGA
- a CDS encoding M14 family metallopeptidase — translation MSALPANPLLPIPITQYREGNAGIPYAHVLDSGRPGPQVAITALIHGNEVCGAHALDLLLREKFRPARGKLTLIFCNVAAYTRFDPNEPTASRFVDEDMNRVWGANALDSTRRSIELDRAREIEPLLAEIDLLLDLHSMQQPSPPLMLAGPLQKGREFAAKVGVPATVVADQGHKAGLRMRDYGGFGDPSSPKNALLVECGQHWEQASRAVAIETMFRFLLATGQATEADLARHGLALLPAAQQKFVEVTDAVTIATETFSFAQSYMGLESIPQAGTVIAHDGATPITTPYDNCVLIMPTKRLKPGQTAVRLGRYIAA, via the coding sequence ATGTCCGCGCTGCCCGCCAATCCGCTGCTGCCCATTCCGATCACCCAGTACCGCGAAGGCAATGCCGGCATTCCCTATGCGCATGTGCTGGACTCCGGCAGGCCGGGGCCGCAGGTGGCGATCACCGCGCTGATCCATGGCAACGAGGTCTGCGGCGCGCATGCGCTCGACCTGCTGCTGCGCGAGAAATTCAGGCCGGCCCGCGGCAAACTCACGCTGATCTTCTGCAATGTCGCGGCCTACACCCGCTTCGATCCGAACGAGCCGACCGCCTCGCGCTTTGTCGACGAGGACATGAATCGCGTCTGGGGCGCCAATGCGCTGGACAGCACCCGCCGCTCGATCGAACTGGACCGCGCGCGCGAGATCGAGCCTTTGCTGGCCGAGATCGACCTGCTGCTCGACCTGCATTCGATGCAGCAGCCCTCGCCGCCGCTGATGCTGGCTGGCCCGCTGCAGAAGGGCCGCGAGTTCGCCGCGAAAGTCGGCGTGCCGGCAACTGTCGTGGCCGACCAGGGCCACAAGGCGGGCCTGCGCATGCGCGACTACGGCGGCTTCGGCGACCCCAGCAGCCCGAAGAATGCGCTGCTGGTGGAATGCGGCCAGCATTGGGAACAGGCGAGCCGCGCCGTTGCCATCGAGACCATGTTCCGCTTCCTGCTGGCCACCGGCCAGGCGACCGAAGCCGACCTTGCGCGCCATGGCCTGGCACTGCTGCCGGCGGCGCAGCAGAAATTCGTCGAGGTGACTGACGCCGTCACCATCGCCACCGAGACCTTCAGCTTCGCGCAGAGCTACATGGGGCTGGAATCGATTCCGCAGGCCGGCACCGTGATCGCGCATGATGGCGCGACGCCGATCACCACGCCCTATGACAACTGCGTGCTGATCATGCCGACCAAGCGGCTGAAGCCCGGACAGACCGCGGTCCGCCTGGGCCGCTATATCGCGGCCTGA
- a CDS encoding GNAT family N-acetyltransferase: MSYRIRPARASEAEALREIERAAGQSFAAVGYPEVAQHEPTSAAALRDGITDGALFVAAAPSDDPVGFLLCTEIDGDLYVQELAVHPDHAGHRLAVPLLAAAETLARSLGLPALCLTTFRSVPWNAPYYARLGFHVMPDDQIGPSLRFIIARQAASGLDTANRVAMRRYLPA; encoded by the coding sequence ATGAGCTACCGCATCCGCCCTGCCCGCGCCTCTGAGGCCGAAGCCTTACGCGAGATCGAGCGCGCCGCCGGACAGAGCTTTGCCGCCGTCGGCTATCCGGAAGTGGCGCAGCATGAGCCGACATCGGCGGCGGCCTTGCGCGATGGCATCACCGATGGCGCGCTGTTCGTCGCGGCCGCGCCGTCAGACGACCCGGTCGGTTTCCTCCTGTGCACCGAGATCGACGGCGACCTCTATGTGCAGGAGCTGGCCGTGCATCCCGATCATGCCGGGCATCGCCTCGCCGTGCCGCTGCTCGCGGCCGCCGAAACACTGGCGCGCAGCCTCGGCCTGCCGGCGCTCTGTCTCACGACCTTTCGCAGCGTGCCATGGAATGCACCCTATTATGCGCGGCTCGGATTTCATGTGATGCCGGACGACCAGATCGGGCCCAGCCTGCGCTTCATCATCGCACGGCAGGCGGCATCCGGGCTCGACACCGCCAATCGCGTGGCGATGAGGCGCTATCTTCCGGCTTAG
- a CDS encoding ribonucleotide-diphosphate reductase subunit beta yields the protein MSLLDSKPVYKPFKYPWAYEAWMTQQRLHWLPEEVPLADDVKDWQKKLTPGEKNLLTQIFRFFTQADVEVNNCYMKHYAQVFKPTEVQMMLSAFSNIETVHIAAYSHLLDTIGMPEEEYSAFLRYKEMKDKYDYMQQFGVSTKTDIAKTLAVFGAFTEGLQLFASFAILMNFPRWNKMKGMGQIVSWSVRDESLHTNSIIKLFHTFLEENPEVWTEQFQRDLYVACSTIVEHEDAFIDLAFEIEGVQGLTAQEVKDYIRWTADRRLLQLKLQPMYRIEKNPLPWLDAILNGVEHTNFFENRATEYSKASTQGSWEDAFA from the coding sequence ATGTCGCTTCTGGACTCCAAGCCCGTCTACAAGCCCTTCAAATATCCTTGGGCCTACGAAGCCTGGATGACCCAGCAGCGCCTGCACTGGCTGCCGGAAGAAGTGCCGCTCGCCGACGACGTGAAGGACTGGCAGAAGAAGCTGACGCCGGGCGAGAAGAACCTGCTGACGCAGATCTTCCGTTTCTTCACCCAGGCCGATGTGGAAGTGAACAACTGCTACATGAAGCATTATGCGCAGGTGTTCAAACCCACCGAAGTGCAGATGATGCTGTCGGCCTTCTCGAATATCGAGACCGTGCATATCGCCGCCTACAGCCACCTGCTCGACACCATCGGCATGCCCGAAGAAGAGTATTCGGCCTTCCTCCGCTACAAGGAGATGAAGGACAAATACGACTACATGCAGCAGTTCGGCGTCAGCACCAAGACCGACATCGCCAAGACGCTGGCGGTGTTCGGCGCCTTCACCGAAGGCCTGCAGCTGTTCGCCAGTTTCGCGATCCTGATGAACTTCCCGCGCTGGAACAAGATGAAGGGCATGGGCCAGATCGTCAGCTGGTCGGTGCGCGACGAAAGCCTGCACACCAACTCGATCATCAAGCTGTTCCACACCTTCCTGGAGGAAAACCCGGAAGTCTGGACCGAGCAATTCCAGCGCGATCTCTATGTCGCCTGCTCCACCATCGTGGAGCATGAAGATGCCTTCATCGATCTCGCCTTCGAGATCGAGGGCGTTCAGGGCCTGACCGCGCAGGAAGTGAAGGACTATATCCGCTGGACCGCCGACCGCCGCCTGCTGCAGCTCAAGCTGCAGCCGATGTACCGGATCGAGAAGAATCCGCTGCCCTGGCTGGATGCGATCCTGAACGGCGTGGAACACACCAACTTCTTCGAAAACCGCGCCACCGAATATTCCAAGGCCTCGACGCAAGGGTCCTGGGAAGACGCTTTCGCCTGA
- a CDS encoding MarR family winged helix-turn-helix transcriptional regulator, producing the protein MSADTTLKLDTQLCFALYAASNAMTRLYRDKLEPLGLTYPQYLVMLVLWEQDGIAVKEIGQRLHLDSGTLTPMLKRMEQAGLVLRRRSRADERQVDIALTPAGEALKAEIRRVRAELGCLLPVPAADIARLQVEIRSLADGLIAAQKD; encoded by the coding sequence ATGTCCGCCGATACCACGCTGAAACTCGACACCCAGCTCTGCTTCGCGCTGTATGCCGCGTCGAATGCGATGACGCGACTCTATCGCGACAAGCTGGAACCGCTCGGCCTCACCTATCCGCAATATCTGGTCATGCTGGTGCTGTGGGAGCAGGATGGCATCGCCGTGAAGGAGATCGGCCAACGCCTGCATCTCGATTCCGGCACGCTCACCCCCATGCTCAAGCGCATGGAACAGGCCGGACTGGTGCTGCGCCGCCGCAGCCGCGCCGACGAACGCCAGGTCGACATCGCCCTCACCCCCGCCGGCGAGGCGCTGAAGGCCGAAATCCGCCGCGTGCGGGCCGAACTGGGCTGCCTGCTGCCGGTGCCGGCGGCCGACATCGCCCGGCTGCAGGTCGAGATCCGCAGCCTGGCCGACGGGCTGATCGCGGCCCAAAAAGACTGA
- a CDS encoding Ohr family peroxiredoxin → MSITPLYTTTATATGGRAGQVKSADGIIDMTLAMPKELGGPGNAANPETFFASGYAACFQGALGLVARNQKITLPAGNTVTVTIGIGKDETSFGLNAKIAVNLPGMDKAQAEALTAAAHQVCPYSKATRGNIEATLETTV, encoded by the coding sequence ATGTCCATCACCCCGCTCTACACCACCACCGCCACTGCCACCGGCGGCCGCGCCGGCCAGGTGAAGTCCGCCGACGGCATCATCGACATGACGCTCGCCATGCCGAAGGAACTCGGTGGCCCCGGCAATGCCGCAAATCCGGAGACCTTCTTCGCGTCGGGTTACGCCGCCTGCTTCCAGGGCGCGCTGGGGCTTGTCGCCCGCAACCAGAAGATCACGCTGCCCGCCGGGAACACCGTCACGGTGACGATCGGTATCGGCAAGGACGAAACCAGCTTCGGCCTGAACGCCAAGATCGCCGTCAACCTGCCGGGCATGGACAAGGCCCAGGCCGAGGCACTCACCGCTGCGGCGCACCAAGTCTGTCCGTATTCGAAGGCGACCCGCGGCAATATCGAAGCCACGCTCGAAACCACCGTGTAA